One Bythopirellula goksoeyrii genomic window, GCAATCGTGAGCGCGCCCCACACGAGATTATAAATTCCCGCAGCACAGAGCCAGTAGCTTGCCCACACGGGGGCACCATCTTCGTTTATGCAAGTTGGCATGAAGTTTTCCAAGGATCAGGCAAATCAGTAGGCGAAACGCTTAGTTTGCGAATTTCGATACGTGACTCATTCTCCGGGACAATAGAGTCTTCCCGAGCTAGTCAATGATACTTACTCTTCAGAATCCTTCTCGGCAAGCTTCGAGCCTCTCTTCACCTTGATCCACTCGATTTCGAGCTTAAAGGGACCTGCCTTGTCGTCACCCAGCAGGACACCTATTCCGTTTACTTCCGAAGGATCGAGCGTCTGGTTTGGCACAATTCGACCAAAGGAGGTTGCCACGAACTTATCCAATGGCAATTCCACTTCCGTCCATTGATCTTTCTTGGTCGTAAAGGGGGATCGGTAAGAGAATGCCGTCCTTCGTCTAGGCGTATAGAGGTTTAAGCTGTACTCCCGACCGTCACCTCGGATCCGTGCCAGGAGTACATCACCCTTCATAAGATCAAGCTTGGTTCCAATAGAACGAACTGAAGCAAAGCCTCCATTGTTTTCTAGCGACAGCGTTCCATAGAACTCCATGTTTCCGTCTGCATTGATCTTGAAGCGGCCATCAGAGCGGCCTCCCATCACGCCATCGTTGACTGTCTGCCATGTCTTAGGGGCGTCGGGCTTGTCAAATGTGAACAGAATTCGGGACTGTTCTTCCGCTTTCACCAATGAATTTATCATCATGAATACCATTAAAATGAGTCTCTTGTATTTCATGATAATTTTTCCCTCAACAATGGTGTATCGAACTATCAATAGGTCTTACTCAATCGTATGTCGCATTACCAGCTGTTGGCAATTAATTGATTTCAATCTCCACGCAGCAGTGGTCACTCGGCCCCATTGATCTGGTTCGTTGAGGACTCTCACTCGCATTAGGTCGGACATATTCTTCGAGGCAAATATATAGTCGTGCTGTCGACTCGCAGTAGCAGGCGTCTGGCGCATTGTCCTAAAAATCGATTTAGCTACTTGGGTACGATGAAGACGGCTTCGATTCTTCCCAGAAACTTGCAGAAATCATCAGGCATCATAACCACTTTTCGTAAGTCGGGCCGACTTGGCAGAAGGTCACCAGGAAAAGGAACGGGGAACCCGCTAACGAGGCTTGCAATTCACGGCGAACACTCAATGTTTCAGGCATTATACACGTAGTCCACATCTCCGGGAGGAGCTGACGCACTTGGAGTGTCCTGCTTGGTTCCAATGGGGAATCGTCCAATTAGACAGAGCAATTCCTTGCGGCAGATCTAACGCTAAAGCCGCTCATGCCAAAACGGTGGGTTGATGGTGGTGTTGTTCGGTGTTGATGAGTCCTTGAGACTCTACGATCTCAGCGGTGGCGTCGACCAATGGACCCCTATTGGTTCCTCCAAGCGGCACAAGTGGGTTTCTTCTCCGAGGGCTTAGCGCTGACATAACTACAACGGTGATTTTCACCGACGTCAGTTCCAGAGTGCTGCTCTGGACCGAGAATGGTCCAACTTCAGCAGTTTCGACTAAGCGAAGTTTGCGGGCGGTCGTGCTGACCCATGCAAGTATCGCTCGTAAAACATGCCAGCCGTCTGCGAAATGTCGATTGGTGAAAACCTTAGCTCCGGGAGAGACTACTTAAGTCTCAGCTGTTGGCAGAGTTGATCTTTATTGCGTATTCGAATGCAGACTCACCGCTGAGCTGCAAGCCATCGCTATTGTAGTCGCTGAGCGTCCCGCCCAGGGCGCGAAACTCGCCGCCCGCCGACACCCCCAGAATCGTGTCGATCGTCAGTTCGCCGCCGAGCAGGTAGGTCACAGTGCCGTCCTGCTGGCTGAGCGTGGCCACGGTCAAGTCGGCCGTCAAGTTTAACTTGCCGCCCGAGTCACTTTCTGTATCTCCCATACCGTCAGTCGACAAGAATCTGTTCTCGGCTCGGACTCTCTGAGCGTCGAGGATTTGCCCTGCAACTGTCCGGAAAGCCGAAGGTCTTGGTAAGCACCGCCTGCATCGCTGAGCTTTGTGGGCTTGCCGAAATCCTGCATTTCCTGGTTGAACTTTTTTCGTTGACAGACTTGTCAAACGTCGTCACGCGCCTAGAGTGCTCATGCTAGAAGTTTGAGCTGCCGGCTCTACAGGGATAGCGGCCGAAGCAAAAAACATTTGCTCGGCCGACAAGAGGTCCTGGGTAGCTAGGCCAGACAGACACACCGCAGCGTTTTTAGGCAGTTTAGCAACACTCTGTGCCTTCGCGATACTCATTTTTTGTAAAACATTACAAGACAAGGAGCCAATTTATGAAATTTAAGCGGCATATGCTTAATGCAGAGACGACTGATAAAGTCGTAGGCTGCCTGCAACAGCGACTTATTGAACTCATCGATCTTGCATTGCAGCTCAAGCAAGCTCATTGGTGCGTTGTCGGAAACAATTTCCGCGCCGTCCATTTGCAGCTAGATGAAATCATTCTCGCAGTAAGAGACGCTAGCGACGAGGTCGCCGAACGCCTTTCGACAATCGGCGTGGCCCCCGATGGACGCGCAAACACTGTAGCGAATGGCTCGCAACTGACTGATCTCTCGCGTGAGTTTGAGAGCGTGTCTAACACCGTGACGACGGTCGCTGACCGCATGGATAAGACTATCCAAGGGCTGCGAGACTCAATTGGCAAATTGGGGGAGCTCGATCCCATTAGCGAAGACATGCTCATCGCTATTACCAGCGGGCTAGAGAAACATCTATGGATGGTCCAAGCACAGGAAGCATGAGCTGTTCGAGCAGCTTCAAACCTGTCGTTCCGCCGCAGTGGCGGAACTTATTCCCTGCAAAGGCAAAGAGATGAGCAATCCGCAAAATCCAGTGGCACTAATCACTGGCAGTGGTCGCCCGAGGGTTGGTAATGTCATCGCGCGGCACCTTGCAGATCGTGGTTATAGCATAGCCTTGCACTACAATTCTTCGGAGGAAGATGCGATAAAGTCGCGTGATGAGATTCGCGTTATAGGCTGTGAATGTGAGGCGTTTCAAGCTGACGTCGCTTCCGAATCTGAAGTTGATGAGATGGCCGCCGGAGTGAAGCGGAAATTTGGTCGCTTGGACGTACTTGTGACAACTTCCTCCATTTGGGGTGAAACTACTTTCGACGACGTTACCAAAGAGCAACTTCACTTGAATTTCGACGTGAACACGTTAGGGACGTTTTTTGCGGCAAGAGCTGCGGGTCGAATTATGATCGAGCAACCAGAAGGCGGTGCGATCGTCACTGTTGGCGACTGGTCGATCGATCGTCCTTACTTAGACCATGTCGCGTATTTTATCTCGAAAGGCGCGCTGCCAACGCTAACGCGATTGCTCGCGAGAGAACTTGGCGAGCGCAACCCGAAGGTACGTGTCAACTGTATCCACCCAGGTCCTGTCATGTTCCCCGGTGATGCGTCAGAGGAAAGAAAAGCGAGGCTCATCGAAGCGACGATTGTTAAATCGGCCGATTGTCCGGAGATGGTTGCCCAGGCGGTCGAAGCTTTAGTGAACAATAAATTTCTCACGGGCGTGTGTCTGCCTGTGGACGGCGGCCGACACATGTATAGTCCAGGGGAGGTCTAGTGGGTAGATTAGTAGGAAATACGCCGTCTACAGCACAGACGCCAACCAATTCCATGCATCCCAGATAGTTATGCTATGAGCAAAGAAAAACCATTAGAAGATCCCATTAATCGTGTCGTGTCTGTTTTCGACGAACCGATGCAAGCCGAAGCAGCGGTGAAATTGCTGTTGGAAGACGGCTTTAGTAAGGAGCAGCTGAGGGTCTTTCACGGTCCCGAGGATGCAGCGAAAGTCGACACTTCGAAGAAATGGTTCGCCGACACCGACGTTGATATAAAACGGTACCGCCGCGAATTGGAGGTTGGAAACACCGTTATCTCTGTGCCGATCGAAGATGGCGAAAGTCGTAACAGGGTCCATGCCCTGCTGAAGAACGAAGGGGCGCGACTTACCACGCATTTTGGTGAATGGATTACTGAGGTCCTTCAATAAGGCCGATGGTTTGACAACGCGAATCTCTCGAGCAATCTCAAACAAGAATCGACATCGCTCACGCCCTAGGTGTCGTTGTATCGAGTATTAAGAACCATTAGCAGGAATCCTCGCTGGTCACCGCTCATCCTGGTAGCTCTATTGCCGCTGATCAAGAATACAATGACGTCGATTCCTTCGCAGTGCTTGAACCGCACTCCGACGGTTTCCGCAACTACTTTCGACCCGAACACAACCGGCCGGCGGAGGAGTCGCTGTTGAATCGCGCCCTCTTGCTGACATTGACAGCTCCGGAGATGACAGCGACAGCGATTGTTGGCGGCATGCGGCGATTGAATAACAACGTCGGGCAGCCCGGACTAGGCATTTTCACCAACAGGAGCGAGACGTTGACGAATGACTTGTTTGTGAACTTGCGCAATAATATCACGAAGTGGCAGAAGTCGGCCCAATGCGAACACTTTTTCGAGGGTAGCAATCGCACCAGTGAAGAAGTTAAGT contains:
- a CDS encoding CIA30 family protein — its product is MKYKRLILMVFMMINSLVKAEEQSRILFTFDKPDAPKTWQTVNDGVMGGRSDGRFKINADGNMEFYGTLSLENNGGFASVRSIGTKLDLMKGDVLLARIRGDGREYSLNLYTPRRRTAFSYRSPFTTKKDQWTEVELPLDKFVATSFGRIVPNQTLDPSEVNGIGVLLGDDKAGPFKLEIEWIKVKRGSKLAEKDSEE
- a CDS encoding SDR family NAD(P)-dependent oxidoreductase; translation: MSNPQNPVALITGSGRPRVGNVIARHLADRGYSIALHYNSSEEDAIKSRDEIRVIGCECEAFQADVASESEVDEMAAGVKRKFGRLDVLVTTSSIWGETTFDDVTKEQLHLNFDVNTLGTFFAARAAGRIMIEQPEGGAIVTVGDWSIDRPYLDHVAYFISKGALPTLTRLLARELGERNPKVRVNCIHPGPVMFPGDASEERKARLIEATIVKSADCPEMVAQAVEALVNNKFLTGVCLPVDGGRHMYSPGEV
- a CDS encoding Dps family protein; the encoded protein is MKFKRHMLNAETTDKVVGCLQQRLIELIDLALQLKQAHWCVVGNNFRAVHLQLDEIILAVRDASDEVAERLSTIGVAPDGRANTVANGSQLTDLSREFESVSNTVTTVADRMDKTIQGLRDSIGKLGELDPISEDMLIAITSGLEKHLWMVQAQEA